From Panicum hallii strain FIL2 chromosome 2, PHallii_v3.1, whole genome shotgun sequence, a single genomic window includes:
- the LOC112881973 gene encoding queuosine salvage protein-like: MEAVRASAAWVASRSSHVTVDLQEIEKVVDKIQGNVPKVEWDFEGIHYYDNGPLTVQYLFVLDALNFCFWPDKDLSYDHLASGLKLALEKDKTALDADRLKNYTGPELRHLLNWPRPLPIEEERVRLLHEVGLELERSFGGQAANLVKSAGNSAATLIELITRHFPGFRDHSLYKGHQVFLYKRAQIFVADLWGAFKGQNYGEFHDINSITIFADYIVPAVLRELGILKYGSNLSCSIDSNCEIVPGSEEEVEIRACSIYAVEKMRDLISKKFGKQLLSIDIDLWLWSCGVQNMALSHHRTLSIYY, translated from the exons ATGGAGGCCGTGCGCGCGTCGGCGGCGTGGGTCGCCAGCCGCTCCTCCCATGTCACCGTCGACCTGCAAG AAATTGAGAAGGTGGTGGACAAAATTCAGGGGAATGTTCCAAAAGTTGAGTGGGATTTCGAAGGAATTCATTACTACGACAATGGGCCGCTCACAGTCCAGTACCTCTTCGTCTTGGATGCACTTAACTTCTGCTTCTGGCCAG ATAAGGACTTGAGCTATGACCATTTGGCTTCTGGACTGAAGTTAGCCTTGGAGAAAGATAAGACTGCCCTTGATGCAGACCGCCTTAAGAATTACACTG GGCCTGAGCTCCGCCATCTTCTGAACTGGCCACGACCACTGCCAATTGAAGAGGAAAGAGTGCGCCTCCTCCATGAG GTTGGACTGGAACTTGAAAGAAGCTTTGGAGGTCAGGCTGCTAATCTAGTGAAGTCTGCTGGAAACTCTGCTGCAACTCTTATTGAACTCATTACCCGACATTTTCCTG GTTTCCGGGATCATTCACTTTACAAGGGACACCAGGTTTTCCTGTATAAGAGAGCTCAGATCTTTGTTGCTGATTTGTGGGGTGCCTTCAAGGGACAAAACTACGGCGAGTTCCATGACATCAATTCCATCACCATATTTGCTGACTACATTGTTCCAGCTGTCCTGAGGGAGCTTGGCATACTGAAATACGGCTCGAACTTATCTTGCTCGATCGATTCGAACTGCGAGATTGTGCCTGGAAGTGAGGAGGAAGTGGAGATTCGCGCTTGCTCTATCTATGCAGTCGAAAAGATGAGGGACCTGATCAGCAAAAAGTTTGGAAAGCAG CTTCTGAGCATTGACATTGATCTCTGGCTCTGGTCGTGCGGCGTGCAGAACATGGCGCTGTCACATCACCGCACCCTGTCGATTTACTACTGA
- the LOC112881836 gene encoding LOB domain-containing protein 37-like: MRGGPPGCGRVAAAVVVPAMSCNGCRVLRKGCSEACVLRPCLQWIEGAEAQGHATVFVAKFFGRAGLMSFLTAVPEPQRPAVFQSLLYEAAGRTINPVSGAVGLLGAGSWHLCQAAVETVLRGGGIRPLPELDGGLPAADGRDPLALTARRAVAGCSTFSAAKRAAARANAGAPVAAYAFPEPSCDLGLCLSPGSPPAPGERRPGTPSLTSEESVTTTSGGGGREPELLNLFV; encoded by the exons ATGAGAGGTGGCCCCCCTGGTTGTGGtcgtgtggcggcggcggtggtggtgccgGCGATGAGCTGCAACGGGTGCCGCGTGCTGCGGAAGGGGTGCAGCGAGGCGTGCGTGCTGCGGCCGTGCTTGCAGTGGATCGAGGGCGCCGAGGCGCAGGGCCACGCCACCGTCTTCGTCGCCAAGTTCTTCGGCCGCGCCGGCCTCATGTCCTTCCtcaccgccgtccccgagccgcAGCGCCCAG CGGTGTTCCAGTCGCTGCTGTACgaggcggcggggcggacgATCAACCCGGTGAGCGGCGCCGTGGGGCTGCTCGGCGCCGGGAGCTGGCACCTCTGCCAGGCTGCCGTGGAGACCgtcctccgcggcggcggcatcCGCCCGCTCCCGGAGCTCGACGGCGGCCTCCCTGCGGCCGACGGCCGCGACCCGCTCGCTCTCACGGCGAGGCGGGCCGTGGCGGGGTGCTCGACGTTCTCGGCGGcgaagcgggcggcggcgagggcgaacGCGGGGGCGCCCGTCGCGGCGTACGCCTTCCCGGAGCCCTCCTGCGACCTGGGGCTGTGCCTCAGCCCCGGGTCTCCGCCGGCGCCCGGGGAGCGGCGGCCCGGCACGCCGTCGTTGACCTCGGAGGAGTCCGTGACGAcgaccagcggcggcggcgggagggagCCCGAGCTGCTGAACCTTTTTGTCTGA